One stretch of Candidatus Baltobacteraceae bacterium DNA includes these proteins:
- the pnp gene encoding polyribonucleotide nucleotidyltransferase produces the protein MPESISLEIGGRTLVIETGELAKQANGSALVRYGDQNVVLCAVTASANPRTGVDFFPLTCDFEEKMYAAGKIPGGYIKREGRPTEHGTLSSRQIDRPLRPLFPEGFRNDVQVIATVLSIDPELDADVLAVCAAGAALAFSDIPFEKTVASVRVGRDEDGNLVCNPTLPQYETGGMDIVVAGTADAVMMVEGGMNELSEDDFLAAVSFAHDNIKLIVKAIDQLAKRVGKPKREYPVHKPDAELKKFVEKTFSKDVAKAMRIMEKQARNDAFAEITRDAAIAKCKDESLRKMLEDSGNKDFDKILKGMEEDELRTMVVDEGLRPDGRKPDEIRPIWSKVHYVPRVHGSAVFQRGQTQVFSAATLGSISDEQRLDWIIAVPNKRYMHFYNFPPYSVGETRPMRGPGRREIGHGHLAERALVPVLPDVNDFPYTMRVMSETLESNGSSSMASVCGSTLSLMDAGVPIKKHVAGVAMGLILKGKKHRVITDIQGIEDALGEMDFKVAGTVDGITAIQMDIKVTGITIDIMREAMTEAKKSRLFIIEKLKETIAEPRAELSTYAPRMLVLQINPEKIKDVIGPGGKIINKIIADTGVKIDIENDGRVFIASPDGEGANRAKEMVEALTKEVQVGETYLGTVTRLMNFGAFVAFLPGKEGLVHISQLAPQRVEKVEDVVKIGDQIMVKVMEVDSQGRVNLSRKAVLNGDAGIPDDYQPRGPRPGGDGGGRRNGGGGGGGDRLGAPAGRTRRRRPD, from the coding sequence GTGCCAGAATCGATCTCACTCGAGATCGGCGGCCGTACGCTGGTCATCGAGACCGGCGAACTTGCCAAGCAAGCGAACGGTTCCGCTCTCGTCCGTTACGGCGACCAGAATGTTGTTCTGTGTGCCGTAACCGCCTCCGCAAACCCGCGGACAGGCGTCGACTTTTTCCCACTCACCTGCGATTTTGAAGAGAAGATGTACGCGGCCGGAAAGATTCCGGGCGGATACATCAAGCGCGAAGGCCGTCCCACCGAACACGGGACGCTGAGCTCGCGTCAAATCGACCGGCCGCTCCGGCCGCTGTTTCCCGAGGGATTCCGCAACGACGTGCAAGTCATTGCGACGGTTCTCTCGATCGATCCGGAGCTTGATGCCGACGTGCTCGCAGTTTGTGCTGCAGGCGCGGCACTCGCCTTTTCGGACATTCCGTTCGAAAAGACTGTGGCTTCGGTTCGCGTCGGACGCGACGAAGACGGCAATCTCGTTTGCAACCCAACGCTTCCGCAATACGAAACCGGCGGCATGGATATCGTCGTCGCAGGCACGGCTGACGCCGTGATGATGGTCGAAGGCGGCATGAACGAGTTGAGCGAGGATGATTTTCTCGCAGCGGTTTCGTTCGCGCACGACAATATCAAGCTGATCGTCAAAGCGATCGACCAGCTCGCGAAGCGCGTCGGCAAACCGAAGCGGGAGTACCCGGTTCATAAACCGGACGCGGAGCTCAAAAAGTTCGTCGAGAAAACATTCTCGAAAGACGTCGCCAAAGCGATGCGGATCATGGAGAAGCAAGCGCGCAACGATGCCTTCGCCGAGATCACGCGCGACGCTGCGATCGCGAAGTGCAAAGACGAATCGCTACGCAAGATGCTCGAAGATTCCGGCAATAAGGATTTCGACAAGATCCTCAAGGGCATGGAAGAGGACGAGCTTCGCACGATGGTCGTCGACGAAGGTCTGCGTCCCGATGGCCGCAAGCCCGACGAGATTCGCCCGATCTGGAGCAAGGTACACTACGTGCCGCGCGTCCATGGCAGTGCCGTGTTCCAGCGTGGACAGACGCAGGTCTTTTCCGCGGCGACACTCGGCTCGATCAGTGACGAGCAGCGTTTGGATTGGATCATCGCTGTCCCCAACAAACGCTACATGCACTTCTACAACTTCCCGCCGTACTCGGTGGGCGAGACGCGCCCAATGCGCGGCCCCGGCCGTCGCGAGATCGGACACGGCCACCTCGCTGAACGCGCGCTCGTTCCGGTATTGCCGGACGTGAACGACTTTCCGTACACGATGCGCGTCATGAGCGAAACCCTCGAATCAAACGGCTCGTCGTCGATGGCGTCAGTGTGCGGGAGCACGCTCTCGCTGATGGACGCCGGCGTTCCGATCAAGAAGCACGTCGCAGGCGTCGCGATGGGACTCATCCTCAAGGGCAAAAAGCATCGCGTCATCACCGACATTCAGGGCATCGAAGACGCGCTCGGCGAGATGGATTTCAAAGTCGCCGGCACGGTTGACGGCATCACCGCGATCCAGATGGATATCAAGGTCACGGGGATCACGATCGACATCATGCGCGAAGCGATGACGGAAGCGAAGAAATCTCGCTTGTTCATCATCGAGAAGCTCAAGGAAACGATCGCCGAACCGCGTGCCGAACTTTCGACCTACGCGCCGCGCATGCTCGTGCTGCAGATCAATCCCGAAAAGATCAAAGACGTCATCGGACCAGGCGGCAAGATCATCAACAAGATCATCGCCGACACCGGTGTCAAGATCGACATCGAAAACGATGGCCGCGTGTTCATCGCATCGCCGGACGGCGAAGGCGCGAACAGAGCCAAAGAGATGGTCGAAGCACTCACCAAAGAAGTGCAGGTCGGCGAAACGTACCTCGGTACGGTTACGCGACTCATGAACTTCGGCGCATTCGTCGCATTCTTGCCGGGCAAAGAAGGCCTCGTTCACATCAGCCAGCTCGCGCCGCAACGCGTCGAGAAGGTTGAGGACGTCGTCAAGATCGGCGATCAGATCATGGTCAAAGTGATGGAAGTTGATTCGCAAGGCCGCGTCAATCTGTCACGCAAGGCCGTACTGAACGGCGATGCCGGAATTCCCGACGACTACCAGCCGCGTGGGCCACGGCCCGGCGGTGACGGTGGCGGACGTCGCAACGGCGGCGGCGGTGGTGGTGGCGATCGCCTCGGTGCGCCCGCAGGGCGTACGCGCCGGCGTCGTCCCGACTAA